From Pseudomonadota bacterium, a single genomic window includes:
- a CDS encoding slipin family protein, protein MMGLNKVVIADYERGLKYTNRRLTAVLAPGVYRWLNRPNRKVEVQVVDVTTGRLQLPRIEYLVRNAPEAVAAQFEVVAIGPQELGLVYLNGRLNGLLQPGAVQVFWKDAADLRVERVDLSDSLEVDPKRVQEVLRSGMPTDEKRTLYLRQVADHEAGLLLIDGRFERLLEPGLHGFWAATRPVTVELVDLRLQALEVSGQEMLTKDKVSLRINLAAGYRVTDPVKARAGSADVVDQLYRTLQFGLRQAVGGRDLERLLGQKGELDDEVFAYAAAQVEGLGLSLEAVGVKDIILPGDMKAILNQVVEAQKVSEANVIRRREETAATRSLLNTAKLMDDNPTLLRLKELEILEKVTEKIDQITVFGGLEGVLNELVKIGGQR, encoded by the coding sequence ATGATGGGATTGAACAAGGTTGTGATCGCGGACTACGAACGCGGTCTGAAGTACACCAATCGTCGGCTGACGGCGGTACTGGCTCCGGGCGTATACCGCTGGCTGAATCGGCCGAACCGGAAGGTCGAGGTCCAGGTGGTAGATGTCACCACGGGTCGGCTGCAGCTTCCCCGAATCGAATATCTGGTGCGCAATGCGCCGGAGGCCGTGGCGGCACAATTTGAGGTGGTTGCCATCGGGCCGCAGGAGCTGGGCCTGGTCTACCTCAACGGCCGGCTAAATGGCCTGCTGCAGCCGGGCGCCGTCCAGGTTTTTTGGAAGGACGCGGCTGATCTGCGGGTCGAGCGGGTGGACCTGTCGGATTCACTCGAGGTAGACCCGAAGCGAGTCCAGGAAGTGCTGCGAAGCGGCATGCCTACGGACGAGAAGCGGACGCTCTACCTTCGGCAGGTCGCTGACCATGAGGCGGGCCTGCTGCTGATCGACGGCCGGTTCGAGCGGCTGCTGGAGCCCGGCCTGCACGGCTTCTGGGCGGCCACCAGGCCTGTCACTGTAGAGCTGGTGGACCTGCGGCTGCAGGCTCTGGAGGTCAGCGGACAGGAGATGCTGACCAAGGACAAGGTGTCGCTGCGGATTAACCTGGCGGCCGGCTACCGGGTGACCGATCCGGTGAAGGCTCGGGCAGGTTCCGCCGACGTGGTCGATCAGCTCTACCGGACTCTGCAGTTTGGCCTGCGCCAGGCGGTGGGTGGCCGGGACCTGGAACGCCTGCTGGGCCAGAAGGGTGAGCTCGATGATGAGGTGTTCGCCTACGCGGCCGCTCAGGTGGAAGGCCTGGGCCTGAGCCTGGAGGCGGTGGGCGTCAAGGACATCATCCTGCCCGGTGACATGAAGGCCATCCTCAACCAGGTGGTGGAGGCACAGAAGGTTTCTGAAGCTAACGTGATTCGTCGGCGGGAGGAAACCGCGGCTACACGTAGCCTGCTCAACACCGCCAAGCTGATGGACGACAACCCCACCCTCCTGCGTCTGAAGGAACTGGAGATACTGGAGAAGGTCACCGAAAAGATCGACCAGATCACCGTTTTCGGCGGCCTGGAAGGCGTCCTCAACGAGCTGGTCAAAATTGGAGGCCAGCGATGA
- a CDS encoding 4Fe-4S dicluster domain-containing protein, whose product MPKNPYRPYSPDPEFLALLGDYRGNPVNGLGETHHRPPAMVWWAPDMEAVSFGRAQLWFYQHEQPDDEMVDLRTRRKEAVESPLPPVAPERISRSPDDWTAELKQFIEAGDCEMTGVARMRPEWVYEHEQNDLPNVVMLGVQHDFEELRHVPELRGGKDVTRQYLRAAKVAKKVAAWIRSQGWQAEAVTGPMVGKILMIPPAIECGFGELGKHGSIINPEFGSAFRLGAVLTDAPFAPTPQREFGIDDFCSRCKVCENACPPIAIKPDKQTVRGTEKWYVDFDECIPFFAETSGCAICIAVCPWSRPDVGFNLVEKLARRAERLAGEAKN is encoded by the coding sequence ATGCCAAAAAATCCCTATCGACCCTATAGCCCTGATCCCGAATTTCTGGCGCTGCTCGGCGACTATCGCGGGAATCCGGTCAATGGCTTAGGCGAAACCCATCACCGTCCGCCGGCGATGGTGTGGTGGGCTCCGGATATGGAAGCCGTAAGTTTCGGTCGGGCGCAGCTCTGGTTCTACCAGCACGAGCAACCGGACGACGAGATGGTCGACCTGCGCACCCGGCGCAAGGAGGCGGTGGAATCACCGCTGCCGCCGGTGGCTCCGGAAAGGATTTCCCGGTCTCCCGATGACTGGACGGCTGAGTTAAAGCAGTTCATCGAGGCTGGCGACTGCGAGATGACCGGCGTGGCGCGGATGCGCCCAGAGTGGGTGTACGAACACGAGCAGAACGATCTGCCCAACGTGGTGATGCTGGGTGTGCAGCATGACTTCGAGGAACTGCGCCACGTGCCCGAGCTGCGGGGTGGAAAAGACGTGACGCGCCAGTACCTGCGGGCCGCGAAGGTTGCCAAGAAAGTGGCTGCCTGGATCCGTAGTCAGGGATGGCAGGCTGAGGCGGTCACCGGCCCGATGGTCGGCAAGATCCTGATGATCCCGCCCGCGATCGAGTGCGGGTTTGGTGAGCTGGGCAAACACGGGTCGATTATCAATCCAGAGTTTGGTTCAGCGTTTCGGCTGGGCGCGGTGCTGACCGACGCGCCGTTTGCGCCGACGCCCCAGCGTGAATTTGGGATAGACGATTTCTGCAGCCGCTGCAAGGTCTGCGAGAATGCCTGCCCGCCGATCGCGATCAAGCCGGATAAACAAACCGTGCGGGGCACCGAGAAGTGGTACGTCGACTTCGACGAATGTATTCCCTTTTTTGCGGAAACCTCGGGCTGCGCCATCTGCATTGCGGTCTGCCCGTGGTCGCGCCCCGACGTCGGCTTCAACCTGGTGGAGAAGCTGGCCCGCCGGGCGGAGCGATTGGCCGGCGAAGCGAAAAATTAG
- a CDS encoding sigma-70 family RNA polymerase sigma factor, which yields MADLQSTTRLLERYRDGEQAARDALVERYLPILRRWAHGRLPERTRDTTDTDDLVQVTFMRAIKSLDRFESERPGAFLAYLRTIFMNLVRDEVRRRAARPNTEPMTRSLPAQQSSQVEKAVGHEVMEAYERGLGKLPENKRIAVIMRVEFGMSFDQVAEELEMASANAARMMVTRALEKLATYLPEDTGVNS from the coding sequence GTGGCCGACCTGCAAAGCACAACACGCCTGCTTGAACGCTATCGCGACGGTGAGCAGGCGGCCCGTGATGCGTTGGTTGAGCGTTACCTTCCAATCCTCCGGCGCTGGGCCCACGGCCGGTTGCCCGAGCGCACCCGGGATACCACCGACACGGACGACCTGGTACAGGTCACCTTCATGCGGGCGATCAAGAGCCTGGACCGATTTGAGTCTGAACGGCCGGGAGCCTTCCTGGCTTACCTGCGGACCATCTTTATGAATCTGGTGCGCGACGAGGTGCGGCGCCGCGCGGCCCGCCCAAACACCGAGCCCATGACCCGATCCCTGCCGGCACAGCAAAGCTCGCAAGTGGAAAAGGCCGTGGGCCATGAGGTGATGGAGGCCTACGAGCGAGGGCTGGGCAAGCTGCCGGAAAACAAGCGTATTGCCGTGATCATGCGCGTGGAGTTCGGCATGAGCTTCGACCAGGTGGCCGAGGAGCTGGAAATGGCGAGCGCCAACGCGGCCCGCATGATGGTGACGCGCGCGCTGGAGAAGCTGGCCACCTATCTGCCGGAAGATACCGGCGTCAATTCGTGA
- a CDS encoding serine/threonine-protein kinase — translation MTTEGEEGPSEKQQQLMSLITEAFRGASTQPEREPGLFQWRHLEVMEKIGEGGFGEVYRAYDSQLRRDVALKLNRGSDADRLAREGVMAEARRMARLRHPNILAVHGADEADGRMGIWFDLLHGETLEQRCETQTRLEPTEVLALALPIASALSLIHTRGLVHGDVKPANIMVLDDGAPMLMDFGAATEPLRPQLQTAGSPLLMAPEQFTGASASPASDVYALGATLYRLLAGRYPLTANSFDELADLHDSATRPELTDLPRAWRPLLARQLDRDPANRLNALQVESRLRFIAEAPQRRRRRAALSTVIGSLVVATTVAVIAARVQSQSQQRTEAVKNTLVEAIQTVSPMRSSSPGTIQNLYQNLLSLAETRLEQFPRGQADMMLSAAEALAGFGDTEKAIAGAKRGVELLEAQPDTSPHSLATAYNMLATAYNQAEDYSASLAISQKTLAVLEGQDFKTAPELTLVAHNKIYFALDGLGRWREALSAQRALLSARKDLYGEDSMRMAVDHHNLATTLINVGDYAEAVGHSQRAVEILRANGHAESARMGIALGALGRGQLSQGDLAAAAETQARAHALLESFFGPDHRRVLGLEILKARIDIAQGEKDPSINRLKELENAEALTELDRFQLRRVLADAAADNQQWAEAIAYWDRALAELPDAERPIRQVLVSARAYAAFRAGMTETSPLPELNSALAALTDQGLDSVWGTERLRSWVDTLP, via the coding sequence GTGACCACGGAAGGCGAGGAAGGCCCTAGCGAGAAACAGCAGCAGCTGATGTCGCTGATCACCGAGGCGTTTCGTGGCGCCTCGACGCAGCCGGAGCGAGAGCCCGGACTGTTCCAATGGCGCCACCTCGAGGTCATGGAGAAGATCGGCGAAGGTGGCTTTGGCGAAGTTTACCGGGCCTATGATTCGCAGCTCCGGCGCGACGTTGCCCTAAAGCTCAACCGCGGCAGTGACGCCGACCGGCTGGCTCGGGAGGGGGTGATGGCGGAGGCTCGGCGCATGGCGAGGCTGCGCCATCCGAACATCCTCGCCGTCCATGGGGCCGATGAAGCTGACGGCCGCATGGGCATCTGGTTCGATCTGCTGCATGGCGAAACCCTCGAACAACGATGTGAAACCCAGACTCGACTCGAACCTACTGAGGTGCTCGCGCTCGCTCTGCCGATCGCCTCCGCGCTAAGTCTGATCCACACCCGGGGACTGGTGCATGGCGACGTCAAGCCGGCCAACATCATGGTGCTGGATGACGGTGCGCCCATGCTGATGGATTTCGGCGCCGCCACCGAACCGCTTCGGCCGCAGCTGCAAACGGCCGGTTCGCCCCTGCTGATGGCGCCCGAGCAATTCACCGGCGCATCAGCCTCGCCGGCCTCGGATGTGTATGCCCTGGGCGCAACGCTTTATCGTCTGCTGGCAGGCCGGTATCCGCTGACGGCAAATTCTTTTGATGAGCTTGCCGACCTGCACGACTCAGCGACAAGACCTGAACTAACAGACCTGCCCAGAGCTTGGCGCCCGCTGCTCGCAAGGCAGCTGGATCGGGACCCCGCCAACCGACTTAACGCGTTGCAGGTCGAAAGCCGTTTACGATTTATCGCCGAGGCGCCGCAGCGGCGCCGGCGAAGGGCCGCGCTTTCGACGGTGATCGGGTCGCTGGTGGTCGCGACTACCGTCGCCGTGATCGCCGCGCGCGTCCAGTCGCAAAGCCAGCAGCGCACGGAGGCGGTCAAAAATACGCTGGTAGAGGCGATCCAAACGGTTTCGCCCATGCGCAGCAGCAGTCCTGGCACCATCCAGAATCTTTATCAGAATCTTCTGAGCCTGGCCGAAACCCGACTCGAGCAGTTTCCGCGGGGTCAGGCGGACATGATGCTGTCAGCGGCGGAGGCGCTGGCGGGCTTTGGCGATACCGAAAAGGCGATTGCCGGGGCTAAGCGAGGTGTAGAACTGCTGGAAGCGCAGCCAGATACGAGCCCACACTCGCTGGCCACCGCATACAACATGCTGGCAACGGCCTACAACCAGGCGGAAGACTACAGCGCTTCGCTTGCCATATCGCAAAAGACGCTCGCGGTTCTTGAGGGGCAGGACTTTAAGACGGCGCCGGAGCTAACGCTGGTTGCGCACAACAAGATCTACTTTGCGCTGGACGGATTGGGACGTTGGCGAGAAGCGCTATCCGCGCAGCGAGCGCTGTTGTCTGCCCGGAAAGATCTCTACGGCGAGGACAGCATGCGCATGGCCGTCGACCACCATAATCTGGCCACAACGCTGATCAATGTCGGCGATTATGCGGAGGCGGTTGGACACTCACAGCGCGCCGTCGAAATCCTAAGGGCAAACGGCCACGCCGAATCAGCGCGCATGGGGATTGCGCTCGGCGCGCTGGGCCGAGGCCAGCTGAGCCAGGGTGACCTTGCGGCGGCCGCCGAAACTCAAGCCCGCGCCCATGCGCTCCTGGAGAGCTTCTTTGGCCCGGATCACCGACGGGTCCTGGGGCTCGAGATTCTCAAGGCCCGAATCGATATCGCCCAAGGCGAGAAAGATCCGAGCATCAACAGGCTGAAGGAACTTGAGAACGCTGAGGCGCTGACTGAACTAGACCGTTTTCAGCTGCGACGCGTGCTGGCGGATGCCGCTGCGGACAACCAGCAGTGGGCTGAGGCAATAGCCTACTGGGATAGAGCGCTGGCGGAGCTGCCCGACGCGGAACGCCCTATCCGACAGGTTCTGGTTTCCGCACGTGCCTATGCAGCCTTTCGGGCAGGCATGACCGAGACGTCACCGTTGCCCGAGCTGAATAGCGCGCTTGCGGCGCTCACCGATCAAGGTCTTGACAGCGTCTGGGGCACCGAGCGCCTGCGTAGCTGGGTCGACACACTGCCCTAG
- a CDS encoding protein kinase has protein sequence METATSQDTQRRALALFNESLEQPEADRYRWLAAECQEQPELLALVLKLLAADQVKDSLLDQPVLPNVLAGPGDRAGSFELLEEIGAGGAGRVFRARRADGEFEQEVAVKVFETQRMSGPMLARFHAERQILATLEHPGIARLIDGGTTDSGLPYVAMELIRGQSITAYCAQQKLDVPSRLALLQKVCDALEVAHDRGIIHRDIKPGNVLVDEDGEPRVIDFGIAKVIDPGAFGLPDGKTLTRFQALTPEYASPEQVLGENVSQATDVYSLGVMLYEMLTGVRPYQISTLTPAEVERTVCHTIPADPSERVSKRRSAPPLGLTTAGELKRQLRGDIDRIVMTALSKEPDRRYRSAGSLSRDIERYLSGHPVNARGASRLYRAGKFLQRHRTVSIAVAVVIIALSGALISVTQSARMARQEADRAEAAKSFLLDMISTSDPFQSGGETTVADAVLRSIPSIDSDFAGQPALQADLRYTIGIALSGQAKVEAAREQLQLALAHFQVHGPPRNEAKAHAQLGTILWNEGDFENARTAFEKAKALAAKDSSTLGRTVYMDTLIGLTGLLPNLERYDEAVDLGLEAQTLIAQGVTIDPLNHAVLYNNLAVVYDYQESYSKSVEAYEKSIELHREISDAHPDLAIALGNLAQTYELLGDLDKAVEASGEAYRMIAGNLGVEHPETLVLRHNYGSLMLNAKRLAEAVVELQAAADMAPEAYGEEHLYTGRFHYKVALARQQLGEVSKAQHHAGLARRAYLANEDTPESWFEQLETMDQQLKEAAIR, from the coding sequence TTGGAAACAGCTACGTCACAAGACACCCAGCGCCGGGCGCTGGCTCTGTTCAACGAAAGCCTGGAGCAGCCGGAGGCCGACCGCTATCGCTGGCTCGCGGCCGAATGCCAGGAGCAACCAGAGCTCCTGGCGCTGGTGCTTAAGCTGCTGGCTGCTGACCAGGTTAAGGACAGCCTGTTGGATCAGCCGGTGCTGCCCAACGTGTTGGCCGGCCCCGGAGATCGCGCTGGCTCGTTCGAACTGCTCGAGGAAATTGGTGCCGGTGGCGCGGGGCGTGTGTTTCGTGCCCGGCGGGCTGACGGAGAGTTTGAGCAGGAGGTGGCGGTAAAGGTCTTCGAGACCCAGCGCATGTCCGGGCCAATGCTGGCGCGCTTCCACGCAGAGCGGCAGATCCTGGCAACCCTCGAGCACCCGGGCATCGCGCGACTGATCGACGGTGGCACCACCGACAGCGGTCTTCCCTACGTCGCCATGGAGCTGATTCGAGGCCAATCGATCACCGCCTACTGTGCTCAACAGAAGCTCGATGTCCCCAGCCGCCTGGCGCTGCTGCAAAAAGTCTGCGACGCGCTGGAGGTAGCGCACGATCGAGGCATCATCCATCGGGACATCAAGCCCGGAAACGTGCTGGTTGACGAAGACGGCGAACCTCGAGTGATCGATTTCGGCATCGCCAAAGTTATCGATCCTGGCGCCTTTGGCCTGCCCGACGGCAAGACGTTGACCCGGTTTCAGGCGTTGACGCCTGAGTACGCCAGCCCCGAGCAGGTGCTGGGTGAGAACGTGAGCCAGGCCACCGACGTTTATTCGCTGGGCGTCATGCTTTACGAGATGCTGACTGGCGTTCGCCCCTACCAAATTTCAACGCTCACGCCCGCCGAGGTGGAGCGTACGGTTTGCCATACCATTCCTGCTGACCCCAGCGAGCGGGTTTCTAAACGTCGATCAGCTCCGCCGCTGGGTCTCACCACCGCCGGCGAACTCAAGCGTCAGCTTCGGGGAGACATCGATCGGATCGTGATGACGGCCCTGAGCAAGGAGCCCGATCGGCGCTATCGCTCGGCCGGCTCCTTGTCGCGGGACATTGAGCGCTACCTGTCAGGACACCCGGTCAACGCGCGTGGCGCATCCCGCCTGTATCGAGCCGGCAAGTTTCTTCAGCGCCATCGGACGGTGTCGATTGCGGTTGCGGTGGTCATCATCGCGCTGTCGGGTGCGCTAATTAGCGTGACCCAGAGTGCGCGCATGGCCCGGCAAGAGGCTGATCGCGCCGAGGCGGCGAAGTCGTTTCTGCTGGACATGATATCGACATCAGATCCGTTCCAAAGCGGCGGCGAAACGACCGTTGCCGACGCGGTGCTGAGATCGATTCCAAGCATCGATTCGGATTTTGCCGGACAGCCAGCACTCCAGGCGGACTTGCGCTACACGATCGGGATCGCGCTTTCCGGCCAGGCTAAGGTGGAAGCGGCACGGGAGCAGCTGCAGCTCGCACTCGCGCACTTTCAAGTGCATGGCCCACCTCGCAACGAGGCCAAAGCGCACGCGCAGCTGGGTACGATTCTTTGGAATGAGGGTGATTTTGAGAATGCCCGAACGGCCTTTGAGAAGGCCAAAGCTCTCGCTGCGAAGGATTCATCGACGCTCGGTCGGACCGTTTATATGGACACGCTGATTGGACTGACGGGGCTGCTGCCCAATCTCGAGCGCTATGACGAGGCGGTTGATCTAGGGCTTGAGGCGCAGACGCTGATCGCGCAGGGTGTCACGATCGATCCGCTGAATCATGCCGTGCTCTACAACAATCTGGCGGTCGTTTACGACTATCAGGAGAGCTATTCGAAGTCGGTTGAGGCCTACGAGAAAAGCATCGAGCTGCATCGGGAAATCAGTGACGCGCATCCCGACCTGGCAATCGCGCTGGGAAATCTGGCCCAGACCTATGAGCTGCTGGGGGACCTGGATAAAGCAGTCGAGGCGTCCGGGGAGGCTTATCGGATGATCGCAGGAAACCTTGGTGTGGAACATCCTGAGACGCTCGTGCTTCGCCACAATTACGGTAGTTTGATGCTGAACGCCAAGCGCTTGGCCGAGGCGGTGGTTGAACTCCAGGCCGCCGCCGATATGGCGCCAGAGGCCTACGGCGAAGAGCATCTTTACACCGGGCGATTTCATTACAAGGTGGCGCTGGCGCGTCAGCAGCTTGGAGAGGTTTCAAAGGCGCAGCATCATGCCGGTTTGGCGAGACGTGCCTACCTGGCCAACGAGGACACACCCGAGTCCTGGTTCGAGCAGCTCGAAACCATGGACCAGCAGCTCAAAGAGGCTGCCATCCGCTAG
- a CDS encoding DUF2141 domain-containing protein has translation MAISSFARYTFVLGLSVGLWSSPMSVAAETTGANPLRIEIVNIESAKGALRLQILDSKAAFGGSGGSVAAFIVPAVEGSVELSLNSLPAGEYAIRVMQDTDGDGELGTNAIGMPNEPWGISNDAVGQFGPPSWSDAKFSLPETTQQTITLR, from the coding sequence ATGGCAATTTCTTCTTTTGCACGCTACACCTTCGTTCTCGGACTCAGCGTTGGTCTCTGGTCTTCGCCGATGTCTGTGGCTGCCGAAACCACCGGGGCCAATCCGCTCCGCATCGAAATCGTCAATATCGAAAGCGCTAAGGGAGCGCTCCGCCTGCAGATCCTCGACAGCAAGGCCGCTTTTGGTGGATCCGGCGGTTCGGTGGCGGCGTTCATCGTGCCGGCGGTTGAGGGCTCCGTTGAACTGAGCCTAAATTCGCTCCCGGCAGGCGAGTACGCCATTCGCGTCATGCAGGACACGGACGGTGACGGCGAGCTGGGGACCAACGCGATTGGGATGCCCAACGAGCCCTGGGGCATCTCCAACGACGCGGTGGGCCAGTTTGGGCCGCCCAGCTGGTCGGACGCCAAATTTTCGCTACCCGAAACAACGCAGCAAACGATCACGCTCCGCTAA
- a CDS encoding carotenoid oxygenase family protein, which yields MNRRDFLSRLATASAATTLGLRSANALAADSWFTDYHNAAERAPWLLAYRSVERESFAAEVAVEGQWPKLLNGVLYRNGPAQHDIGNYRYRHWFDGDGLVQRFEVTEGKLRHAGQMVQTAKRRREQSLGRAALPAFGSSPPNGVGVARADDLNPANISMLWHHQRLMALWEAGSPHEIEPTDLSTRGLHHFSQETAGLPFSAHPKVEPDGTLWNFGYASGSGRIVLWHLNRRGEVENLKALSVGPTGMPHDFVVTERYIVLLLAPVHRKEGEATHRGFLGLHRWHPDLPSRVLVVDKHRLELVRELELPAQWIFHFGNGFDDGNGVLRFDAARHGNPNVMFNTLSDVMRGRWTPSEHARWFEYRLDLNTGRASETLVLGPSLGVEFPTVHGSEVGRPHERVVMLSGDASRTSQPGDLNQVSCWNRNADRLDTYRYPADHMVEEHLLVSDPAAKQGQGGWIVGTALDCAKQATRLSVFAADRLADGPLAQATLPYALPLGLHGTFVPKTSSG from the coding sequence ATGAATCGGCGCGACTTTCTCTCACGCCTGGCGACCGCATCAGCGGCGACAACTTTGGGCTTGCGAAGCGCCAACGCGCTGGCGGCCGATTCCTGGTTCACCGATTACCACAACGCCGCGGAGCGGGCGCCCTGGCTCCTGGCGTATCGCAGCGTCGAGCGGGAATCATTCGCGGCGGAGGTCGCGGTTGAGGGACAGTGGCCGAAATTATTGAACGGCGTTCTTTACCGCAACGGCCCTGCACAGCACGATATCGGCAACTACCGCTACCGCCATTGGTTCGATGGAGACGGCTTGGTTCAGCGTTTCGAGGTGACCGAAGGCAAGCTCCGTCACGCGGGCCAGATGGTGCAGACCGCCAAGCGTCGCCGGGAGCAATCACTAGGGCGAGCGGCGCTACCCGCGTTTGGTTCCTCGCCACCCAACGGTGTTGGCGTGGCGAGGGCTGACGATCTGAATCCGGCCAACATCAGCATGCTGTGGCATCACCAGCGTTTGATGGCGCTATGGGAGGCGGGGTCTCCGCACGAGATCGAGCCGACAGACCTGTCGACCCGTGGCCTTCACCACTTTTCCCAAGAGACCGCTGGCCTGCCCTTTTCCGCGCATCCCAAGGTCGAGCCTGACGGCACGCTGTGGAACTTTGGGTATGCAAGCGGCAGCGGTCGCATCGTCCTTTGGCATCTCAACCGGCGCGGTGAGGTGGAAAACCTGAAGGCGCTCTCGGTCGGTCCAACCGGCATGCCGCACGACTTTGTGGTCACCGAGCGCTATATCGTGCTGCTGTTGGCGCCGGTGCACCGAAAGGAGGGAGAGGCGACCCATCGCGGCTTTCTGGGCCTGCATCGCTGGCACCCGGATCTGCCGTCGCGGGTGCTGGTGGTCGACAAACACCGCCTTGAGCTAGTCCGCGAACTGGAGCTGCCCGCCCAGTGGATCTTTCATTTCGGCAATGGGTTTGATGATGGGAACGGCGTGCTCCGTTTTGATGCTGCTCGCCACGGCAATCCGAACGTGATGTTCAACACGCTCAGCGACGTCATGCGCGGGCGATGGACGCCCAGCGAACACGCCCGCTGGTTTGAGTACAGGCTGGACCTGAACACGGGGCGGGCCAGCGAGACGCTCGTCCTTGGGCCATCGCTGGGCGTCGAGTTCCCCACGGTTCACGGCAGTGAGGTTGGCAGACCCCACGAGCGCGTTGTGATGTTGAGTGGCGACGCCAGCCGGACGAGCCAGCCCGGCGACCTGAACCAGGTGAGCTGCTGGAACCGGAACGCGGATAGGCTAGATACCTATCGCTATCCCGCTGACCATATGGTCGAGGAGCATCTGCTGGTCAGCGATCCAGCGGCCAAGCAGGGCCAGGGTGGCTGGATTGTCGGCACGGCGCTGGATTGCGCGAAGCAGGCGACGCGCCTCAGCGTTTTTGCCGCCGACCGGCTGGCGGATGGGCCGCTGGCGCAGGCGACCCTGCCCTACGCGCTGCCGCTGGGCCTTCACGGCACTTTTGTTCCCAAGACAAGCAGCGGTTAA
- a CDS encoding histidine kinase, giving the protein MKLGRPATTEAVSTAQRAARFLRTGVYCVAVAALLAYLGISDFSAALLVSFCVGFSITAAFTLLQTRLEQMLGPWLSAASLIVVGVVSGLMISGALRYGDPLILIVANPGTLLLCLALGIGGYLVVGTRGRLLQSRVRIAELERTQAQQAQQLAENQLKLLQAQIEPHFLFNTLGNIQGLIDSDPATAQHLVEKLTALLRRSLTQTRTKLISLRQESELVRDYLAIQVIRMGGRLTFEIELAPDVEGLSIPPLLLQPLVENAITHGIEPRKGPGHVSVIARRDRGSLQLRVVDNGVGLTPTGSPASGTGTALANIRARLQALYDGDATLRLLENPPAGVCAELRLPVDLPENS; this is encoded by the coding sequence ATGAAACTCGGCCGGCCCGCGACCACCGAGGCTGTGAGCACGGCTCAGCGCGCTGCCCGCTTTCTGAGAACCGGCGTTTACTGCGTGGCGGTTGCCGCACTGCTTGCGTATCTCGGCATCAGCGATTTTTCTGCAGCGCTGCTGGTGTCGTTTTGCGTGGGTTTTTCCATCACTGCAGCATTTACCCTCCTGCAGACTCGACTGGAACAGATGCTAGGCCCCTGGCTGAGCGCGGCCTCGCTGATTGTGGTCGGCGTTGTGTCGGGACTGATGATTTCAGGCGCATTGCGGTATGGGGATCCGCTGATTCTGATCGTCGCCAATCCGGGGACGCTGCTGCTGTGTCTGGCCCTCGGCATCGGCGGCTATCTGGTTGTCGGTACGCGGGGGCGACTGCTGCAGAGCCGGGTCCGTATCGCCGAGCTCGAGCGCACCCAGGCCCAGCAGGCTCAGCAGCTCGCCGAAAACCAGCTGAAGCTGCTCCAGGCCCAAATCGAGCCCCACTTTTTGTTTAACACGCTGGGCAATATTCAGGGTCTGATCGATTCTGACCCCGCCACGGCACAGCACCTGGTGGAAAAGCTCACCGCCTTGCTGCGGCGCAGCCTGACCCAAACGCGAACGAAGCTGATCAGCCTGCGGCAGGAGAGCGAGCTGGTCCGCGACTACCTGGCTATCCAGGTGATTCGCATGGGTGGCCGTCTGACTTTTGAAATCGAGCTAGCGCCGGATGTTGAGGGACTCTCGATACCCCCACTGCTGCTTCAGCCGCTGGTGGAAAACGCGATTACCCACGGGATTGAACCTCGTAAAGGCCCTGGCCACGTCTCGGTGATCGCACGTCGCGATCGTGGATCGCTGCAGCTTCGGGTGGTGGACAACGGTGTGGGCCTGACGCCGACCGGCAGCCCTGCATCGGGCACCGGGACGGCATTGGCGAACATTCGCGCGAGACTGCAGGCCCTCTATGACGGCGACGCAACGCTCCGCCTGCTCGAAAACCCGCCGGCTGGCGTTTGCGCAGAGCTGCGACTGCCTGTCGATTTGCCGGAGAACTCTTAG